In a genomic window of Phragmites australis chromosome 14, lpPhrAust1.1, whole genome shotgun sequence:
- the LOC133890176 gene encoding disease resistance protein Pik-2-like, which yields MESNPTLEGMKHIVTLSYNHLPHGLKGCMMYLSIFPEDNEINKDRLLRRWIAKGLVPEKRGLTPMEVAESYLDELVSRNMVVPHFGYDGKVESCRVHDMLLEVMVSKSLECNFISLLGGQYAAMSYDRIRRLSVQGDDDMRPQGAQQHKKKMTGQGIGGMDVEHDFCNDEVLVVRKNHNFPVLSNLIVTYKRKMPRVFQFEQGSMARLEILQIGFSNADQSIVGIEHLTKLKEVQLGGNNDSHPLHRALDQLKAENRRRPQSNLFQVVVKYD from the exons ATGGAGAGCAATCCTACTCTTGAGGGGATGAAGCATATAGTCACACTCAGCTACAACCACCTGCCTCACGGGCTCAAGGGTTGCATGATGTACCTTAGCATCTTCCCGGAGGATAATGAGATCAACAAGGATCGACTCTTGAGAAGATGGATCGCCAAAGGATTGGTTCCGGAGAAGCGAGGCTTGACCCCAATGGAGGTTGCAGAATCCTACTTGGACGAGCTAGTGAGCAGGAACATGGTTGTACCACATTTTGGCTATGATGGTAAGGTGGAGTCATGCCGGGTGCACGACATGCTTCTTGAGGTCATGGTGTCCAAGTCCCTGGAGTGTAACTTCATCAGCCTGCTAGGAGGGCAATATGCAGCCATGTCATATGACAGGATCCGTCGCCTCTCCGTCCAGGGGGATGACGACATGAGGCCCCAGGGTGCACagcagcacaagaagaagatgactgGACAAGGCATTGGGGGAATGGATGTGGAGCAT GACTTCTGCAACGACGAAGTCTTAGTTGTGCGCAAAAACCACAACTTCCCGGTGCTCAGCAACCTGATAGTTACCTATAAACGAAAAATGCCCAGAGTTTTCCAATTTGAGCAAGGATCCATGGCACGGCTTGAGATACTTCAAATAGGATTCAGTAATGCGGATCAGAGCATTGTCGGCATCGAGCACTTGACCAAGCTCAAAGAGGTACAGCTCGGCGGTAACAATGACAGCCATCCACTGCACCGTGCACTGGATCAGCTGAAGGCTGAGAACAGGAGGCGCCCCCAGTCCAATCTGTTCCAAGTTGTGGTGAAATACGATTGA
- the LOC133891742 gene encoding disease resistance protein Pik-2-like, translating into MEGAAQTVLSNAGQLLGGEYRRLLGVGGEVAELRDDLATMNALLRMQSEAEDGAVDHFIREWMKQLRELAYDAEDCVDLYKLRIKSRPNDGLCAWLERLLGTLLERRRLASEISALRARAVAISERHARYGVNRDALRRSPSSSAPPVLAASASAHAPAADHHQLVGIEDQADTLVKQLKAQAAGELYLKVFSIVGFGGLGKTTLATEVCRRLEAEFPYQAMVSVSQAFEPGRDLKALLKRVLQQVVKPKTENANGVKEEEILGIDGLDDKGLAVKLDQCLKDRRYLIVIDDVWTIRAWHAIQHVLPENNCGSRIIVTTRIEMVAKSCSPANVSGHCIHQMKPLNLEDSKKLFLSRAFGSVGYPKELEDVMVNILKKCGGLPLAIVSIASVLAGYKSPESKYKWETISRSIGFQMESNPTLEGMRQILTLSYNHLPHELKGCMMYISIFPEDYEINKKRLLRRWIAEGLVLEKRGLTVMEVAESYLDELVSRNMVVPHFGNDGNVESCRVHDMLLEVMVSKSLECNFISLLGGQYAAMSYDKIRRLSIQGDDDRRPQGAEQHKKKLAGDGIEGMDVEHVRSLSMFQLQAHKMLDHLDKFSLLRVLDLEDCEGLTNDHMRYVCRLYLLMFLSVKGTNISKMPPEVENLEHLQTLDTDRTCLDGLPETITNLEKLERIEFSNKKKWYVMWNLPRGLSMMKALREVGFAFLRNDVQVAKDLSDLQQLQSLAMYIEDCEDGAEVLQVLAESLSKLCSLRKLDISNMNIRDGNMTFLYNLPTPPRLLRSLRIEGVLDHGLPSWIGSLTYLVEFTIMRSRLVDDQLFGALCKLPNLKSIGMDLGFYRDKVLVARKSHKFPVLSKLIVTSKIGMPEVVQFEQGSMAQLETLEMEFSYPWRRIVGIKHLTKLKEVQLTGSKRNRSLQHALDQLKTENSRRAQSNSNQFQVVVKYY; encoded by the exons atggaggGAGCGGCCCAGACCGTCTTAAGCAATGCTGGGCAGCTGTTGGGTGGGGAGTATCGGCGACTCcttggcgtcggcggcgaggttGCTGAGCTGCGAGACGATCTGGCCACCATGAACGCCCTCCTCCGCATGCAGTCCGAGGCCGAGGACGGCGCCGTGGACCACTTCATCCGGGAGTGGATGAAGCAGTTGCGCGAGCTCGCCTACGATGCCGAGGACTGCGTTGACCTATACAAGCTCCGCATTAAGTCCAGACCGAACGACGGCCTGTGCGCCTGGTTGGAACGCCTGCTCGGGACGCTCTTggagcgccgccgcctcgcctcTGAAATCAGCGCCCTCCGCGCCCGCGCCGTCGCCATCAGCGAGCGCCACGCGAGGTACGGCGTCAACCGCGACGCGCTGCGCCGCTCCCCTTCTTCATCTGCCCCTCCGGTGCTTGCGGCGTCCGCGTCTGCGCATGCGCCTGCTGCTGACCACCACCAGCTCGTCGGCATCGAGGACCAGGCGGACACCCTAGTCAAGCAGCTGAAGGCGCAGGCGGCCGGAGAGCTCTATCTCAAGGTGTTCTCCATAGTGGGGTTCGGGGGCCTTGGCAAGACTACGCTGGCAACGGAGGTGTGCCGGCGGTTGGAGGCGGAGTTCCCGTACCAGGCGATGGTGTCGGTGTCTCAGGCGTTCGAGCCGGGCAGGGACCTCAAGGCGCTGCTCAAGCGCGTGCTTCAGCAGGTCGTCAAGCCTAAAACAGAGAATGCGAATGGCGTCAAGGAAGAGGAGATCCTGGGAATCGACGGCTTGGATGACAAAGGCCTGGCTGTAAAATTGGACCAGTGCCTCAAGGACAGGAG GTACCTCATTGTGATCGACGATGTGTGGACAATACGAGCATGGCACGCAATCCAACATGTGTTGCCAGAGAACAATTGTGGCAGCAGAATCATCGTGACCACTCGGATAGAAATGGTGGCCAAATCATGCAGTCCTGCTAATGTTAGCGGACATTGCATCCATCAAATGAAGCCCCTCAATTTGGAAGATTCTAAGAAGCTGTTCCTCAGCAGAGCATTTGGCTCTGTGGGTTACCCTAAGGAGCTTGAAGATGTAATGgtcaatattttgaaaaaatgtGGTGGGCTACCATTGGCCATTGTTAGCATTGCCAGCGTTTTGGCGGGCTACAAATCACCAGAAAGTAAATATAAGTGGGAAACAATTAGCAGGTCAATTGGTTTTCAGATGGAGAGCAACCCTACCCTTGAAGGGATGAGGCAGATACTCACACTCAGCTACAACCACTTGCCTCACGAGCTCAAGGGTTGCATGATGTACATTAGTATCTTTCCAGAGGATTATGAGATCAACAAGAAACGACTCTTGAGAAGATGGATTGCCGAAGGATTGGTTCTGGAGAAGCGAGGCTTGACCGTAATGGAGGTTGCAGAATCCTACTTGGACGAGCTAGTGAGCAGGAACATGGTTGTACCGCATTTCGGCAATGATGGTAATGTGGAGTCGTGTCGGGTACATGACATGCTTCTTGAGGTCATGGTTTCCAAGTCCCTAGAGTGTAACTTCATCAGTCTGCTAGGAGGGCAATATGCAGCCATGTCATATGACAAGATCCGTCGCCTCTCAATCCAGGGGGATGACGACAGGAGGCCCCAGGGTGCAGAgcagcacaagaagaagctgGCTGGAGATGGCATTGAGGGAATGGATGTGGAGCATGTTCGATCACTGAGCATGTTTCAgctccaggcgcacaagatgcTCGATCATCTAGACAAGTTCTCCCTACTGAGGGTACTTGACCTGGAAGATTGCGAGGGCCTAACAAACGATCATATGAGATATGTTTGCAGGTTGTACCTACTCATGTTCTTGAGCGTGAAGGGTACAAATATCAGCAAGATGCCTCCTGAAGTCGAAAATCTAGAGCACTTGCAGACTCTTGATACAGATCGCACATGCCTTGACGGGCTACCAGAAACTATTACCAACTTGGAGAAACTTGAACGCATAGAGTTCAGTAACAAGAAGAAATGGTACGTTATGTGGAATCTGCCCCGGGGGCTCAGCATGATGAAGGCACTACGCGAGGTCGGTTTTGCATTTCTCAGAAATGACGTACAAGTTGCTAAAGATCTGAGTGATCTACAACAACTTCAAAGTTTAGCTATGTACATTGAAGACTGCGAGGATGGCGCCGAGGTTCTCCAAGTGCTTGCCGAATCCTTGAGTAAGCTATGCTCCCTCCGGAAACTCGACATATCTAATATGAATATTAGAGATGGAAATATGACCTTTCTCTATAACCTCCCCACGCCGCCACGACTCCTCCGATCCCTTAGGATCGAGGGCGTCCTCGATCATGGTTTGCCTAGCTGGATCGGGTCACTCACATACCTTGTTGAGTTCACAATCATGCGCTCAAGGCTTGTTGATGACCAACTATTCGGCGCCCTGTGTAAGTTGCCCAACCTGAAGAGCATCGGTATGGATCTGGGCTTCTACAGGGACAAAGTCTTAGTTGCACGCAAAAGCCACAAGTTCCCGGTACTCAGCAAACTGATAGTGACCTCTAAAATAGGAATGCCCGAAGTTGTCCAATTTGAGCAAGGATCCATGGCACAGCTTGAGACACTTGAAATGGAATTCAGTTATCCGTGGCGGAGAATTGTCGGCATCAAGCATTTGACCAAGCTCAAAGAGGTACAGCTCACGGGTAGCAAGCGCAACCGTTCACTACAACATGCACTGGATCAGCTGAAGACTGAGAACAGCAGGCGCGCCCAGTCCAATTCCAATCAGTTCCAAGTTGTGGTGAAGTACTATTGA